Proteins from a genomic interval of Phlebotomus papatasi isolate M1 chromosome 3, Ppap_2.1, whole genome shotgun sequence:
- the LOC129805760 gene encoding uncharacterized protein LOC129805760 yields the protein MDRENSESDLLKDWCEDQGVSEAYQYLHATGVTFSLLSHLTLQDINEILPPGAIKVSFRIRWQRWMEESNPASTGLSLTEHNPGILKRRQWEFFDFSEVLNTPQGKKLIETSKNLQHFEKRHRYALIEIIVDHAEEGKINLSCKLMEQISEDIEKVFPHEKKEIYFLPKSKDKKSYSGLLYSRYHNNKRKKAKVDKGKENENIRDQQSLNVADEVTLSQDDVTDEPINEDSVENPDSSDISANDFRHWNNTRQMRIEAISDNRDILLEWPILGHQNGYKLIDEDFKFIASTAKSIQVKWKPFFDKVVLFFEEHVKDRFCKSKFDDALGETDDDDRERALLLLLHAVLKPRGHIRMPQQKKGTKVKLVKPTIADAQSSMIIETVRPEDVDSHINEFKNKLEKSKRGFHPVIVYIKNGGYLVYITENIVYKTFTVQHAVDICFKGYYLFHFARYPIESGSVWFFIQKYFYEVTTDTDKLYIGQCIDLFNFCNNLQ from the exons ATGGACAGGGAAAATAGTGAAAGTGATCTCTTAAAGGATTGGTGCGAGGATCAGGGAGTCTCGGAAGCATACCAGTATTTGCATG CGACGGGGGTGACTTTTTCGTTGCTCAGTCATTTGACCCTGCAGGACATCAACGAGATTTTACCTCCCGGTGCCATAAAAGTTTCGTTCCGGATTCGGTGGCAACGATGGATGGAAGAATCTAATCCAGCATCAACTGGTTTGAGTCTTACCGAGCATAATCCAGGAATCTTGAAGAGACGACAGTGGGAATTTTTTGACTTCTCAGAGGTTTTAAATACCCCTCAGGGAAAGAAATTGATTGAAACTTCAAAGAACTtgcaacattttgaaaaaaggcATCGATATGCACTTATTGAGATTATTGTGGATCACGCCGAAGAAGGCAAGATAAATCTGTCTTGCAAGCTAATGGAGCAAATTTCTGAAGATATCGAAAAAGTCTTCCCACACGAGAAAAAG gaaATCTACTTTTTACCCAAATCTAAGGACAAGAAGTCGTACAGCGGGTTGCTGTACTCCCGTTATCATAACAATAAGAGGAAGAAGGCAAAAGTTGACaaaggaaaagaaaatgaaaatatcagGGATCAGCAATCCCTAAATGTGGCAGATGAAGTAACTTTGTCACAAGATGATGTAACTGATGAGCCCATAAACGAAGATTCAGTTGAAAACCCTGACTCTTCAGACATTTCGGCAAATGATTTTCGTCATTGGAACAATACAAGACAGATGCGAATTGAAGCAATATCTGATAACAGAGATATCCTTCTTGAATGGCCAATACTTGGACATCAAAACGGGTACAAGCTG ATCGACgaagattttaaatttattgcgTCGACTGCTAAAAGCATTCAAGTAAAGTGGAAACCAtttttcgacaaagttgtatTGTTCTTTGAAGAGCACGTGAAGGATCGATTCTGCAAATCAAAATTTGATGATGCACTTGGCGAAACCGATGATG atgatcGAGAGAGAGCTCTGTTGCTTCTACTTCACGCTGTTCTAAAACCACGAGGTCACATTCGTATGccacaacaaaaaaaaggaacCAAAGTTAAACTCGTGAAGCCAACAATTGCAGATGCGCAATCTTCAATGATAATTGAAACTGTAAGACCAGAAGATGTTGATTCACACATAAATGAATTCAAGAATAAGCTTGAGAAAAGCAAGAGAGGATTTCATCCAGTAATCGTATACATCAAAAATGGGGGATACCTTGTTTACATCACCGAAAATATAGTGTACAAGACGTTTACAGTGCAGCATGCAGTGGATATATGCTTCAAGGGATACTATCTTTTTCATTTTGCGCGTTATCCCATTGAATCTGGCTCAGTGTGGtttttcatccaaaaatatttttatgaagtGACCACGGATACTGACAAGCTCTACATCGGCCAATGTATCGACCTCTTTAATTTCTGCAATAACttacaataa